A segment of the Meriones unguiculatus strain TT.TT164.6M chromosome 10, Bangor_MerUng_6.1, whole genome shotgun sequence genome:
GCTGTGTTAGGGTTTGGTGGTCTGCCTTGATAGCATACCACTCCTATAGTAGAAACCGTCCACCAGCTGCCAAGAAGAACACTTATTCACAGAGGTTTTAAAATACAGAGAACTATTTTCAGAGGCAGACCAAGTCCTGAAATACTAAGGAAGTCAGGAGACAAGAAGGTATATTATACAGAGATTCCCACAGGAGAAATCGCCAGAGTAGGGACTGGGCTTGGATTTTCTTCTGCTGGCCATCTTCTTGACTCCAGATGGCATTTGATCAGCTACTTTGCTTTGCCCTGGGACAAACACTTCTCCTGGACCTTCTGTGGGAACTCTTCCACACATTTTGTTTGGGCCAAATCCTGGCATGGCTCCACGAGCTGAGGCAGGCACTGGTCTTGGCTTGGAGGTAGGCATGGTTCTTGGCCTTGTTGTGGGCAGTTTCCTGAGCTTAACTCCTGGCACTGAGGAACAAATACCTCTTGAGCTTGTTGTGGACATTTATCTTGGCAGGGGTCCTGACATGAGGGGACACACACATCCTCAGCTTGTGCCTGGCACTTTTCTTGGGTCTTTTGAAGACATGGAGGTGGCATGCATGGTTGCTTACACTGTTGATCGCTGAAAGACATCTTGGGTGATTTGAAGAGCCTGAGGACAAACAAAAGATTTGAGATGTTTCACACTCAAAGCACCAGGCTGGGAACCAGAAAGGTGTGGGCAAGTGTGAAGGACTGAGAGAGGGATACAGGGAGAAGATAATTAGCTCTAAGactgatttttattcttttatatctttatatcACCTCTTCTGACATTTGCTTCCAAGATGAAAGTATTCACCCAGGCTTTTATCTAGTCACAAGCTGAAAGCCCCAGTCCTACTACAGAatttaactaatattttttataaatcaGGTACAATACACTAAACAGAATACACAAGAATTAAAGTGTTTCAAGAAATGGCAAGCTGTCTAGGGTAGAAACAGATGGCCTCACAGagatggtgagagagagagagggagagagagagcgagcgagagagagagagatggggaacatcagagagcagagagagaaggggtgAGGAAAGCATGCTCACCTGATCTTCAGTGAGGTTCAGTGAAGGATGAAGGATGTGGACTGTGCAGTGTGGGGTGGTGGGGACTTTTATACAGTGCTTGGTATGGCTTCCTGAAGGCCTGAAGGGCCACGTGGGCTAAAGTCCTAATTGTGGAGTCACTGTAACAAGCTTCACCTGAAATCATGAATGGTTTGAGTCACTGCTTGTGATGCCTGTTAATCAGCCTTCATTTTGGCCTCTGGGTTCTCACCAGACCTCAGCAGGGAGGGGCTCCTCTCAGAACTCTTTCATTACAGGTAACAGGAAAAGAATGTCCATAAAATGTTATCTGTCTGTTAAACCAGGGTTGAGGTCCCTTGTCTACTCACACTGGTTCAGGATGTGGTGAGAGATAAGATCAACCTTGCTTATCTAGTCTTTGCCAGTAAGAAGAATCTATGCCTAAGGCCTGGAGTCTGTATGAGTTGAGGACTTGTATGGTTTATTTCAAACATTTCCACTGCATAGATCCCTCTATGAAGCAGAGAACCCTTCCATCCATTTTGTCCAGGCTCACTCAGTGGCTCTACA
Coding sequences within it:
- the Prr9 gene encoding proline-rich protein 9, encoding MSFSDQQCKQPCMPPPCLQKTQEKCQAQAEDVCVPSCQDPCQDKCPQQAQEVFVPQCQELSSGNCPQQGQEPCLPPSQDQCLPQLVEPCQDLAQTKCVEEFPQKVQEKCLSQGKAK